From Arthrobacter sp. FW306-2-2C-D06B, a single genomic window includes:
- a CDS encoding PadR family transcriptional regulator, translating into MPPVFAHGALRLYLLALLESGPKHGYELIKALGERFGGTYSPSAGTIYPRLGKLEEEGLVATTSDGRRTNYSITAAGLAELNSRRQELADVEDNISASVRRLADNLRDDIRSNMRGLRADLAATAEAARANAKSAEFQSWAGSYSPEGHRILKEAEMMVQSFRDDIRVELRQHAGSKALTPIALETVRAVLDQARISIRNSLRG; encoded by the coding sequence ATGCCGCCCGTCTTTGCCCACGGAGCCCTGCGGCTCTACCTGCTGGCACTCCTGGAGTCTGGCCCCAAGCACGGTTACGAGCTCATCAAGGCCCTTGGCGAACGCTTCGGCGGGACCTACTCCCCCAGTGCCGGGACCATCTACCCGCGCCTCGGCAAACTCGAGGAAGAAGGACTGGTAGCCACCACGAGCGACGGGCGCCGCACCAACTACTCCATCACCGCGGCGGGGCTGGCGGAACTGAACAGCCGGCGGCAGGAACTGGCCGACGTCGAGGACAACATCTCCGCTTCCGTTCGGCGCTTGGCCGACAATCTCCGCGACGACATCCGCAGCAACATGCGCGGCCTGCGCGCAGACCTGGCCGCGACCGCCGAAGCCGCGCGGGCCAATGCGAAGTCCGCGGAGTTCCAGTCATGGGCCGGAAGCTACTCTCCGGAGGGACACCGCATCCTGAAGGAAGCCGAGATGATGGTCCAGTCCTTCCGCGATGACATCCGCGTGGAGCTACGGCAGCACGCCGGCTCCAAGGCCCTGACGCCGATTGCCCTCGAAACCGTGCGCGCCGTCCTGGACCAAGCCAGGATCTCCATCCGGAATTCCCTGCGCGGCTGA
- a CDS encoding 50S ribosomal protein bL37 gives MSKRARKRRDRKRGGANHGKRPNT, from the coding sequence ATGAGCAAGCGTGCACGTAAGCGTCGTGACCGTAAGCGCGGCGGCGCAAACCACGGCAAGCGTCCCAACACCTAA
- the rsrA gene encoding mycothiol system anti-sigma-R factor — MSCQGLGDCDDARMQRIYEYLDGALTRDDIAEIKVHLEDCPECTEQYDLECVIRTVVKRSCTEAAPENLKNSILDRIHAMKSVDV, encoded by the coding sequence ATGAGCTGCCAAGGATTGGGCGACTGCGACGATGCGCGGATGCAGCGTATCTACGAGTACCTCGACGGTGCGTTGACCCGCGACGACATCGCAGAGATCAAAGTGCATCTGGAAGACTGCCCGGAGTGCACCGAGCAATACGACCTTGAGTGCGTCATCCGCACCGTGGTAAAGCGCTCCTGTACGGAAGCGGCTCCTGAGAATCTCAAGAACTCGATCCTGGACAGGATCCACGCTATGAAGTCCGTGGACGTGTAA
- a CDS encoding sigma-70 family RNA polymerase sigma factor, whose amino-acid sequence MALVKDREGHLALGRELPMESRRVTVDLDAMSTMDPAAAAMYKAATEVTDATSDGDATVEADVEIAVDFATETPEQRRARFERDAMQYVDQLYSAAMRMARNPSDAEDLVQEAYTKAFSAFHQYKPGTNLKAWLYRILTNTYINLYRKRQREPLQSNSDSIEDWQLARAESHTSAGLRSAEAEALDHLPDSDVKSALQSIPEEFRLAVYFADVEGFAYKEISDIMNTPIGTVMSRLHRGRKMLRDLLADYAAERGISAGAEEKALAVGTATSKKQEKRK is encoded by the coding sequence TTGGCCTTGGTTAAGGACCGCGAGGGACACTTGGCGCTTGGGCGCGAGCTGCCGATGGAGTCGCGGAGGGTGACAGTAGACTTGGATGCAATGAGCACCATGGATCCGGCCGCAGCGGCCATGTACAAAGCAGCGACGGAAGTCACGGACGCAACGTCCGACGGCGACGCAACTGTTGAGGCCGACGTCGAGATTGCAGTGGACTTCGCAACCGAGACCCCCGAGCAACGGAGGGCGCGCTTCGAACGCGACGCCATGCAGTATGTCGACCAGCTCTATTCGGCTGCCATGCGCATGGCCAGGAACCCTTCCGACGCCGAGGACCTGGTCCAGGAGGCCTACACCAAGGCCTTCTCCGCCTTCCACCAGTACAAGCCGGGAACCAACCTCAAGGCGTGGCTGTACCGCATCCTGACCAACACGTACATCAACCTCTACCGGAAGCGGCAGCGCGAACCGCTGCAGTCGAATTCGGACAGCATCGAAGACTGGCAGCTGGCACGCGCGGAATCCCATACGTCCGCGGGGCTGCGCTCCGCGGAGGCGGAGGCACTGGATCATTTGCCGGACTCGGACGTGAAGAGCGCCCTGCAGTCCATTCCGGAGGAATTCCGGCTCGCGGTGTACTTCGCTGACGTCGAAGGCTTCGCATACAAGGAAATATCAGACATCATGAATACCCCGATCGGGACGGTCATGTCCCGGCTTCATCGCGGCAGGAAGATGTTGCGCGATCTGCTGGCGGACTATGCCGCAGAACGGGGAATCAGCGCCGGCGCGGAAGAAAAGGCCTTGGCCGTGGGCACGGCCACAAGCAAAAAACAGGAGAAAAGGAAATGA
- a CDS encoding DoxX family protein gives MSLVRFLARPMLASSFVVAGLDKLKNADDTAKQLSPLLRRASESLPFPADEKVLARVIGGAQVGAGALLALGKCSRFSASLLAGISVLNTFVEWRSADISSKEGRVARRAQLLKNISLTGGVFLAAVDTAGKPSLAWRAEHLAMDAKKATGKQFKKTDRAVRKAVDNAVGA, from the coding sequence ATGTCCCTCGTCCGTTTTCTCGCCAGGCCAATGTTGGCTTCCAGTTTTGTCGTCGCAGGGCTGGACAAGCTCAAGAACGCGGATGACACTGCCAAACAGCTCTCTCCGCTGCTCCGCCGCGCTTCCGAGTCCCTGCCTTTCCCGGCCGACGAGAAGGTGCTGGCAAGGGTCATAGGCGGCGCACAAGTCGGCGCCGGCGCCTTGCTGGCCCTCGGCAAATGTTCCCGGTTCTCGGCAAGCCTGCTTGCCGGCATTTCGGTCCTCAACACCTTTGTCGAGTGGCGTTCTGCCGACATCAGCTCCAAGGAAGGCCGCGTCGCCCGCCGCGCCCAGTTGCTCAAGAATATTTCGCTGACGGGTGGCGTTTTCCTTGCCGCCGTCGACACCGCGGGCAAACCGAGCCTCGCATGGCGCGCCGAACACCTCGCCATGGACGCCAAGAAGGCTACAGGCAAGCAGTTCAAGAAGACAGACCGGGCCGTCCGCAAGGCCGTAGACAACGCAGTTGGAGCATAA
- the aroA gene encoding 3-phosphoshikimate 1-carboxyvinyltransferase, which translates to MPGTPATQTDDSGSTTASALPLWPAPFASHPVDATVTVPGSKSLTNRYLVLAALANGPSRLRAPLHSRDSALMVEALRQLGATITEVPGDGHYGPDLEVTPINPVAVASDTSIDCGLAGTVMRFVPPLAALRNGASVFDGDPHARQRPMGTIIEALRTLGVEVSALDGHAARSLPFKVSGTGSVRGGHLVIDASASSQFVSALLLVGARFDEGLHLEHVGKPVPSLDHINMTVSVLRGVGVQVDDSVPNHWRVAPGTIQAFDERIEQDLSNAGPFLAAALATRGTIRIPNWPVNTTQVGDLWRDILATMGATVTLDNGTLTVTGGPEILGADFDETSELAPTVAALCALASGPSRLTGIAHLRGHETDRLAALVAEINRLGGDAEETSDGLVIRPAALHAGVVHSYADHRMATAGAILGLAVEGVQVEDIATTSKTMPEFPQIWASMISAGPAGADTASTETNN; encoded by the coding sequence ATGCCCGGAACCCCCGCGACGCAGACAGACGATTCAGGGAGCACCACAGCCTCCGCACTCCCCCTGTGGCCGGCACCCTTCGCCAGCCACCCCGTGGATGCCACGGTCACGGTTCCCGGTTCGAAGTCGCTGACCAACCGCTATTTGGTCCTGGCGGCATTGGCCAACGGCCCAAGCAGGCTGCGGGCGCCCTTGCATTCGCGGGATTCCGCGCTGATGGTCGAGGCCCTGCGCCAGCTGGGTGCCACCATTACCGAGGTTCCCGGCGATGGACACTACGGCCCGGACCTTGAAGTCACCCCGATCAACCCCGTGGCTGTCGCATCGGACACCTCCATCGACTGCGGCCTGGCCGGCACGGTCATGCGTTTCGTGCCGCCGCTCGCGGCCCTCCGCAACGGCGCTTCGGTGTTCGACGGCGATCCCCACGCACGCCAACGTCCCATGGGCACCATCATCGAAGCCCTCCGGACACTCGGAGTGGAGGTCAGCGCACTTGACGGGCACGCGGCGCGCTCCCTGCCGTTCAAAGTATCCGGCACGGGCTCTGTCCGCGGTGGCCACCTGGTCATCGACGCGAGCGCTTCGTCGCAGTTCGTTTCAGCCCTGTTGCTGGTCGGTGCCCGGTTCGATGAGGGCCTGCACCTGGAGCATGTCGGCAAGCCCGTGCCGAGCCTCGACCACATCAACATGACCGTCTCGGTCCTGCGCGGCGTCGGAGTGCAGGTGGATGACTCCGTGCCGAACCATTGGCGCGTCGCCCCCGGTACCATCCAGGCGTTCGACGAGCGGATCGAACAGGATCTCTCCAACGCGGGTCCCTTCCTCGCCGCGGCGCTGGCCACGAGGGGAACCATCCGGATCCCCAACTGGCCGGTCAACACCACGCAAGTCGGGGACCTCTGGCGTGACATCCTCGCCACCATGGGTGCAACCGTCACGCTGGACAACGGCACGCTGACAGTCACCGGCGGGCCGGAGATCCTGGGCGCGGACTTCGACGAAACCAGCGAACTTGCCCCTACAGTGGCGGCTTTGTGTGCCCTGGCCAGCGGTCCTTCCCGGCTCACCGGCATCGCGCATTTGCGTGGACACGAAACGGACAGGCTGGCTGCCTTGGTCGCCGAAATCAACCGGCTTGGCGGCGATGCCGAGGAAACCAGCGACGGCCTGGTGATCCGGCCCGCAGCGCTGCACGCCGGCGTCGTGCATAGCTACGCCGACCACCGGATGGCTACCGCGGGCGCCATCCTTGGGCTCGCCGTCGAGGGTGTACAGGTCGAAGACATCGCGACGACCTCCAAGACCATGCCCGAATTTCCGCAAATCTGGGCATCGATGATCAGTGCCGGCCCAGCGGGCGCGGACACCGCTTCAACGGAGACAAACAACTAA
- the rsgA gene encoding ribosome small subunit-dependent GTPase A, whose product MARDASSWDESDVRIRPNKKGTRPRTKDRPSHDDAVIGRIITVDRGRYTAIVGESSDNERIVIAARARELRRSPVVPGDFVALVGDVSGAPDTLARLVRVEERKTLLRRSADDTDPIERAVVANADQLVVVVASANPEPRTGFIDRALVAAYDAGIEPLLLVTKADVKDPTELLANYVSLGFPIIISRTADAGASGIDARSDDGLSARLDGDAVGQLRDYLDGKVTVLLGHSGVGKSTMVNALTGAERATGGVNAVTGRGRHTSSSALALKLSDAPGGSWIIDTPGIRSFGLAHVNPDRILHAFPDLEPGTEMCERGCKHDASAVRCGLDSWVADGHAGEAGPARLASLRRLLGADPRMEAQEAKELGTVN is encoded by the coding sequence ATGGCCCGCGACGCAAGCTCCTGGGATGAGTCCGATGTCCGGATCCGCCCCAACAAGAAGGGCACACGCCCCCGCACGAAGGACCGCCCCAGCCACGACGACGCCGTGATCGGACGCATCATCACGGTCGACCGCGGCCGCTACACCGCGATCGTGGGCGAAAGCTCGGACAACGAGCGCATCGTCATTGCGGCCCGCGCCCGGGAACTGAGGCGCTCCCCCGTGGTTCCCGGAGACTTCGTGGCCCTCGTCGGCGATGTGTCCGGAGCCCCGGACACCCTCGCCCGCCTCGTGCGCGTCGAGGAGCGAAAGACCCTCCTGCGACGAAGCGCCGACGACACGGATCCGATCGAACGGGCCGTCGTCGCCAACGCCGACCAGCTCGTCGTGGTGGTTGCGTCCGCCAACCCGGAGCCGCGCACCGGATTCATCGACCGCGCCTTGGTGGCGGCGTACGACGCCGGAATCGAGCCGCTGCTGCTCGTCACCAAAGCGGACGTCAAGGACCCGACGGAATTGCTCGCCAACTATGTGAGCCTTGGCTTCCCCATCATCATCAGCCGGACGGCCGACGCCGGCGCCTCCGGCATCGATGCCCGTTCCGACGACGGCTTGTCCGCCCGACTTGATGGCGACGCCGTCGGCCAGTTGCGGGACTACCTCGACGGCAAGGTCACCGTGCTCCTGGGCCATTCCGGCGTCGGGAAGTCCACGATGGTGAATGCCCTCACCGGCGCCGAGCGCGCCACGGGCGGGGTCAACGCCGTGACGGGTCGGGGACGGCACACTTCGTCCTCTGCCCTCGCACTGAAGCTCAGCGACGCCCCCGGTGGCAGCTGGATCATCGATACACCCGGCATCCGCTCCTTCGGCCTCGCCCACGTGAACCCGGACCGCATCCTGCATGCCTTCCCGGACCTCGAACCCGGAACGGAGATGTGCGAGCGAGGCTGCAAGCACGATGCCTCCGCGGTTCGATGCGGACTGGATTCCTGGGTCGCCGATGGCCACGCCGGCGAGGCAGGTCCGGCCCGTTTGGCGTCGTTGCGCCGCCTCCTCGGTGCGGACCCGCGCATGGAAGCCCAAGAGGCGAAGGAACTGGGCACGGTCAACTAA
- the hisN gene encoding histidinol-phosphatase, whose amino-acid sequence MTQPDSSYNDDLRLAHVLADSVDSLTMERFKALDLQVETKPDLSPVTDADKAAEEAIRGQLSRSRPRDAVLGEEFGSTGHGSRRWIIDPIDGTKNFVRGVPVWATLIALVDEGEVVVGLVSAPALGKRWWAAKGSGAYMGRSLAAATRLKVSNVSRLEDASLSYSELSEWKQHDKLDNFLGLENDVWRSRAYGDFWSYCLVAEGAVDIAAEPELQVYDMAALVPIVTEAGGRFTSLDGADGPFGGNAVATNSILHSEVLKRLNPELDDLL is encoded by the coding sequence ATGACCCAACCCGATTCGAGCTACAACGACGACCTGCGGCTGGCACACGTCCTGGCCGACTCCGTCGATTCCCTGACAATGGAGCGGTTCAAGGCACTCGACCTCCAGGTCGAGACCAAACCCGACCTGAGCCCCGTCACCGATGCCGACAAAGCAGCCGAGGAAGCAATCCGTGGGCAGCTCTCCCGTTCCCGCCCCCGCGACGCCGTCCTCGGGGAAGAATTCGGCAGCACGGGCCACGGCTCGAGGCGTTGGATCATCGATCCCATTGACGGGACCAAGAACTTCGTGCGTGGCGTACCCGTCTGGGCCACGCTGATCGCCCTCGTGGACGAGGGCGAGGTAGTAGTGGGGCTCGTGAGCGCTCCGGCGCTCGGCAAGCGTTGGTGGGCGGCCAAGGGCTCGGGCGCCTACATGGGCCGATCGCTCGCCGCAGCCACCCGGTTGAAGGTTTCCAACGTGTCGCGGCTCGAAGACGCGTCGCTCTCCTACTCCGAGCTTTCCGAGTGGAAGCAGCACGATAAGCTGGACAACTTCCTGGGCCTCGAGAACGATGTCTGGCGTAGCCGTGCCTACGGTGACTTCTGGTCCTACTGCCTCGTGGCTGAGGGCGCCGTGGACATCGCCGCCGAGCCGGAACTCCAGGTCTACGACATGGCGGCCTTGGTGCCGATCGTGACGGAAGCCGGCGGGCGCTTCACGTCCCTGGACGGCGCCGATGGTCCCTTCGGCGGAAACGCCGTGGCCACTAACTCAATCCTGCACTCCGAGGTCCTCAAGAGACTCAACCCCGAGCTCGACGACCTCCTCTAG
- a CDS encoding aminotransferase class V-fold PLP-dependent enzyme, with protein sequence MSTATFTSPVLSVNNESAQHRGETLPRASRPLAAVTGAELQAPLIQGGHIRYANLDYGASAPALTVVSAYLNEILPYYASVHRGAGYASQISTSVYENARNIVRDFVGGRPDDSVIFTRNTTDSLNLLAGCLPVEDGRHIGEVLYLDIEHHANLLPWQSVPHRSIVAVGTLSETVGNVRTALSHGGVSLLAVTGASNVTGEILPIKELAALAHEFGARIVVDAAQLAPHRRIDIAAAEVDYLVFSGHKLYAPFGAGVLVGRPDWLDAGTPHLAGGGAVREARLDSVSWATGPARHEGGSPNVLGAATLARATQVIAGLDHDEWHAHEAAIRSHLVEGLKQIDGVTVHQIFSDTDPQDTIGVVNFSLQGYDAGLVAAYLAAEHGIGLRDGRFCAHPLLKRLGLPSGSLRASFGVGSRLEDATRLIAGIQALKSNGLGWDYVVDAGRWVPANDHRSYPEWAPNTPGTAGAAPCSTD encoded by the coding sequence ATGAGCACAGCCACATTTACTTCCCCGGTTCTTTCGGTGAACAACGAATCTGCACAGCACCGCGGTGAAACCCTCCCCCGGGCATCGCGCCCACTCGCCGCGGTCACCGGCGCGGAGTTGCAGGCACCCCTGATCCAGGGCGGCCACATTCGCTACGCCAACCTTGACTACGGCGCTTCCGCACCTGCCCTGACGGTGGTTTCCGCGTACCTCAACGAGATCCTGCCGTACTACGCGAGCGTCCACCGCGGCGCGGGCTATGCCTCCCAAATCAGCACCTCGGTCTACGAGAACGCCCGCAACATCGTCCGTGACTTCGTTGGCGGGCGGCCGGACGATTCGGTCATTTTCACGCGCAACACCACCGACTCCCTCAATCTGCTGGCCGGCTGCTTGCCGGTTGAAGACGGTCGACACATTGGCGAAGTCCTTTACCTGGACATCGAGCACCACGCCAATCTCCTCCCGTGGCAAAGTGTCCCACACCGCAGCATCGTTGCCGTGGGAACGTTGTCCGAGACCGTCGGCAATGTCCGCACGGCCCTCTCCCACGGTGGCGTCAGCCTCCTGGCCGTCACCGGCGCGTCAAACGTGACCGGTGAAATCCTCCCCATCAAGGAACTCGCTGCCTTGGCCCACGAATTCGGCGCGCGGATTGTGGTGGACGCGGCGCAACTCGCCCCCCACCGCAGAATCGACATCGCCGCAGCGGAGGTCGACTACTTGGTTTTCTCGGGGCACAAGCTTTATGCACCGTTCGGCGCAGGTGTCCTGGTGGGCCGTCCCGACTGGCTCGACGCCGGCACGCCGCACCTGGCCGGAGGCGGCGCCGTCCGCGAAGCGCGCCTCGATTCCGTCAGCTGGGCCACAGGACCGGCCAGGCACGAAGGCGGGTCGCCGAACGTACTCGGCGCGGCCACTCTCGCCCGGGCCACGCAGGTCATCGCCGGCCTCGACCACGATGAATGGCACGCCCACGAGGCAGCCATCCGCTCGCACCTGGTCGAGGGCCTCAAGCAAATCGACGGCGTGACGGTGCACCAGATCTTCAGCGACACCGATCCCCAGGACACCATCGGCGTCGTGAACTTCTCGCTCCAGGGCTACGACGCCGGACTTGTGGCTGCCTATCTTGCGGCCGAGCACGGCATCGGCCTGCGCGACGGACGCTTTTGCGCCCACCCGCTGCTCAAGCGCCTCGGACTACCTTCCGGATCACTTCGAGCCAGTTTCGGCGTGGGCTCGCGCTTGGAAGACGCCACCCGGCTCATTGCGGGCATCCAGGCGCTCAAGAGCAACGGCCTCGGTTGGGACTACGTAGTGGATGCCGGCCGCTGGGTACCGGCGAACGACCACCGCAGCTACCCGGAGTGGGCTCCCAACACTCCAGGGACCGCAGGAGCCGCTCCCTGCAGCACCGACTGA
- a CDS encoding class I SAM-dependent methyltransferase, translated as MATRPKGTSAGPKLYEERRLELGRSFQDGGEHYDRVRPGYPADSADWLLPEGARDAADIGAGTGKFTALFVERGLAVSAVDPSMDMLTQLRKTYPQVVALKGTAEATGLADSAFDVVSVAQAWHWCDPLAASTEIARILRPQGTIGLIWNQMDTSVPWVHRLTRIMHAGDVHKPDFRPVVGPEFADLESHVTRWEDPVTPADILELVKSRSYYLRANDATRAKVMGNLQWYLFEHLGHSEGEVIPLPYLTQSWRARKV; from the coding sequence GTGGCCACGCGACCCAAAGGCACGTCAGCCGGCCCCAAGCTCTATGAGGAACGGCGCCTTGAACTCGGCCGGAGTTTCCAGGACGGCGGAGAACACTATGATCGTGTCCGGCCCGGCTACCCTGCGGATTCGGCGGACTGGCTGCTGCCGGAAGGCGCCCGGGACGCGGCAGACATCGGCGCCGGCACCGGAAAGTTCACTGCGCTCTTCGTCGAGCGCGGGCTAGCGGTGTCCGCAGTGGACCCCTCCATGGACATGCTCACCCAGCTCCGCAAAACGTATCCACAAGTGGTCGCCCTGAAGGGCACGGCCGAAGCAACTGGGCTGGCGGACTCAGCATTCGACGTCGTCAGCGTTGCCCAGGCCTGGCATTGGTGCGATCCCCTCGCCGCGAGCACCGAGATCGCCCGGATCCTTAGACCCCAGGGCACTATCGGCTTGATCTGGAACCAAATGGACACTTCGGTGCCCTGGGTCCATCGTTTGACCCGCATCATGCATGCGGGCGATGTCCATAAACCGGACTTCCGGCCTGTGGTGGGCCCGGAGTTCGCGGACCTCGAAAGTCACGTGACACGTTGGGAGGATCCCGTGACTCCGGCCGATATCCTCGAACTTGTGAAGTCGCGCAGCTACTACCTGAGGGCGAATGACGCCACCCGGGCAAAGGTCATGGGCAACCTTCAGTGGTACCTCTTCGAACATCTGGGCCATTCCGAGGGCGAGGTCATCCCATTGCCTTATCTCACGCAGAGCTGGCGCGCGCGGAAAGTCTGA
- a CDS encoding metal-dependent transcriptional regulator, producing the protein MKTSAPSSSIEDYVKVIYSFTEWQDKPITSSQLAQRLGVANSSVSEMVRKLKDQGLVDHQPYSAITLTPQGIQLALGMVRRHRLIETYLVRELGYSWDEVHDEAEMLEHAVSDTFIDRMAAKLGNPGRDPHGDPIPAADGSVSLPHAHRMIELDDGHSGKITRISDENPELLRYLSAEEIDLDASIEVIGRKPFGGALVVRIGKGPGSRDYDLADEVASALWVATDAVHEGCVLAER; encoded by the coding sequence GTGAAGACCAGTGCGCCCTCCTCCTCGATCGAGGACTACGTCAAGGTCATCTACTCCTTTACGGAGTGGCAGGACAAACCCATCACCTCCTCGCAGCTCGCGCAGCGGCTCGGTGTCGCGAATTCCTCCGTCTCTGAGATGGTCCGCAAGCTCAAGGACCAAGGCCTGGTGGACCACCAGCCGTACAGCGCCATTACTTTGACTCCCCAGGGCATACAGCTGGCCCTGGGCATGGTCCGCCGGCACCGCCTGATCGAGACCTACCTCGTGAGGGAGTTGGGCTACAGCTGGGATGAAGTCCACGACGAGGCCGAGATGCTCGAGCACGCCGTCTCGGACACCTTCATCGATCGCATGGCCGCCAAGCTGGGCAACCCCGGACGCGATCCCCATGGTGACCCCATCCCCGCCGCGGACGGTTCGGTGAGCCTGCCGCATGCGCACCGGATGATCGAGCTCGACGACGGCCATTCCGGGAAGATCACCCGGATCAGCGACGAAAACCCGGAGCTGCTGCGGTACCTGTCTGCCGAGGAAATCGACCTCGATGCCAGCATCGAGGTGATTGGCCGCAAACCTTTCGGCGGTGCGCTGGTGGTGCGGATCGGAAAAGGTCCGGGCAGCCGCGACTACGATCTCGCCGATGAAGTCGCTTCGGCGCTCTGGGTGGCCACGGACGCCGTCCACGAAGGCTGCGTCCTCGCGGAACGCTGA
- a CDS encoding MFS transporter has protein sequence MLMTDAAALLPSTPLQKRVLVVAIVASFIAILDGFVVNLALPAIGRELGGGLVIQQWVVDAYLLTLGALILVAGSLSDHFGRARILEWGLAGFTLTSVTCGLAWNGEVLVVSRALQGIAGALLVPSSLAMIVTFFSGPAQSKAIGQWSGWTSAAAIVAPLIGGASVDLLSWRIIFFINVVPAVAVWPILAGLRKSDAATDTSKKIDYLGAFLAMVGLGGPVYAFIEQGRMGWSNMVVWMPLAVGAVGLVLFLIHEARTPEPMLPLRLFGIRNFGWGNIATLAIYGALSLGFFAVGIYLQQVGGMKATTAGIALLPATVLLMLTASFFGGLAGKYGPRWFMTAGPFICGVGFLMTLAVQEPLNYWTQVLPGQIVFGIGLSTLVAPLTAAILGAVPTEEAGIGSAVNNAVARIAGLICIAFAGLIIGPVFTRQGLMNAVVVTAVLFFLGAAASAVGIRNPVLGAAVMDSPDGPAADDGGTAAQRA, from the coding sequence GTGCTCATGACCGACGCAGCGGCCCTGCTGCCAAGTACTCCGCTCCAAAAGCGGGTCCTTGTTGTGGCTATTGTGGCTTCTTTCATCGCCATTTTGGATGGCTTCGTGGTGAACCTCGCACTCCCGGCGATTGGCCGCGAACTGGGTGGTGGACTTGTCATCCAGCAATGGGTGGTGGATGCCTACCTTTTGACCCTGGGCGCGCTGATCCTCGTCGCCGGATCCCTGTCCGACCACTTCGGCCGCGCCCGCATCCTGGAATGGGGACTCGCCGGCTTCACCCTCACCTCCGTCACGTGCGGCCTTGCGTGGAACGGGGAGGTGCTGGTGGTGTCAAGGGCCCTGCAGGGGATCGCCGGGGCGCTGCTTGTCCCGAGTTCCCTCGCCATGATCGTCACGTTCTTCTCCGGGCCAGCGCAGTCCAAGGCAATCGGCCAATGGTCCGGCTGGACCAGCGCGGCCGCGATCGTCGCCCCGCTGATCGGCGGCGCATCCGTCGATCTGCTGTCCTGGCGCATCATCTTCTTCATCAATGTGGTTCCGGCCGTCGCCGTCTGGCCGATCCTCGCCGGGCTGCGGAAGTCCGATGCCGCGACGGACACGAGCAAGAAAATCGACTACCTCGGCGCATTCCTGGCCATGGTGGGACTCGGTGGCCCGGTCTACGCTTTCATCGAACAAGGGCGCATGGGCTGGAGCAACATGGTGGTCTGGATGCCGCTCGCCGTCGGAGCCGTTGGCCTGGTCCTCTTCCTGATCCACGAAGCCAGGACCCCGGAACCAATGCTGCCCCTGCGGCTCTTCGGAATCCGTAATTTCGGTTGGGGAAACATCGCCACGCTGGCCATTTACGGCGCCCTGTCCCTCGGCTTCTTCGCCGTAGGCATCTACTTGCAGCAAGTGGGAGGGATGAAAGCAACCACGGCGGGCATTGCGTTGCTCCCCGCGACGGTCCTCCTGATGCTCACGGCCTCATTTTTCGGCGGACTGGCCGGCAAATACGGTCCGCGGTGGTTCATGACGGCAGGGCCGTTCATCTGTGGAGTCGGTTTTCTCATGACGTTGGCCGTCCAGGAGCCCTTGAACTACTGGACCCAGGTGCTGCCCGGGCAGATCGTCTTCGGGATCGGACTCAGCACCTTGGTGGCGCCCCTCACCGCGGCTATCCTGGGCGCGGTACCCACCGAAGAGGCAGGGATCGGCTCCGCAGTGAACAACGCCGTGGCCCGCATCGCAGGCTTGATCTGCATCGCATTTGCCGGGCTCATCATCGGCCCGGTCTTCACCCGCCAAGGTCTTATGAACGCCGTGGTGGTCACCGCTGTGCTGTTCTTCCTCGGGGCGGCGGCATCCGCCGTCGGGATCCGGAACCCGGTCTTGGGCGCTGCGGTGATGGACTCTCCGGACGGTCCAGCCGCCGACGACGGCGGGACGGCTGCCCAGCGCGCCTGA